The following coding sequences are from one Paramormyrops kingsleyae isolate MSU_618 chromosome 21, PKINGS_0.4, whole genome shotgun sequence window:
- the LOC111858794 gene encoding guanine nucleotide-binding protein subunit beta-4, whose amino-acid sequence MSELEQLRQEAEQLRNQIKDARKACSDSTLSQITAGLDSVGRIQMRTRRTLRGHLAKIYAMHWGSDSRLLVSASQDGKLIIWDSYTTNKVHAIPLRSSWVMTCAYAPSGNYVACGGLDNICSIYSLKTREGNVRVTRELPGHTGYLSCCRFLDDNQIVTSSGDTTCALWDIETGQQSTTFTGHSGDVMSLSLSPDFKTFVSGACDASAKLWDVRDGMCRQSFIGHVSDINAVTFFPNGNAFATGSDDATCRLFDLRADQELMMYSHDNIICGITSVAFSKSGRLLLAGYDDFNCNVWDTLKGERAGVLAGHDNRVSCLGVTDDGMAVATGSWDSFLRIWN is encoded by the exons ATCACCGCCGGTCTGGACTCAGTTGGGAGGATTCAGATGCGGACAAGGCGCACCCTTCGAGGTCACCTGGCCAAAATCTACGCCATGCACTGGGGCTCTGACTCCAG GCTCCTCGTCAGCGCCTCTCAGGATGGAAAACTTATTATCTGGGACAGCTACACGACGAATAAG GTTCACGCCATCCCACTGCGCTCCTCTTGGGTGATGACGTGTGCCTACGCGCCTTCCGGAAACTACGTGGCCTGCGGGGGCCTGGACAACATCTGCTCCATCTACAGCTTGAAGACGCGGGAGGGCAACGTGAGGGTCACGCGGGAGCTTCCAGGGCACACAG GATATCTGTCCTGCTGCCGTTTTCTGGACGACAATCAGATAGTTACCAGCTCTGGGGACACCACCTG tgcattatgggacatCGAGACGGGCCAGCAGTCGACCACCTTCACGGGCCACAGCGGCGACGTCATGAGCCTGTCCCTGAGCCCTGACTTTAAGACCTTCGTGTCGGGGGCCTGTGACGCCTCCGCCAAGCTGTGGGACGTCCGGGACGGCATGTGCAGGCAGTCTTTCATCGGCCACGTGTCCGACATCAACGCGGTGACT TTCTTCCCCAACGGGAACGCCTTCGCCACGGGCTCGGACGACGCCACCTGCAGGCTGTTCGACCTGCGCGCGGACCAGGAGCTCATGATGTACTCCCACGACAACATCATCTGCGGCATCACCTCCGTGGCCTTCTCCAAGAGcgggcgcctcctgctggccggaTACGACGACTTCAACTGCAACGTCTGGGACACGCTGAAAGGAGAGCGTGCAG GTGTCCTGGCTGGTCACGATAACCGTGTCAGCTGTTTAGGGGTAACGGATGATGGAATGGCTGTTGCCACCGGCTCTTGGGACAGTTTCCTCAGAATCTGGAATTAA
- the LOC111858795 gene encoding E3 SUMO-protein ligase ZBED1-like, whose amino-acid sequence MEGESEDVLLLGSFSFKKMPDGSKDKNIVICNICAAEFKYHRSTTSLSYHLRAKHARAETDKPSDCAVKEEEGREMLPGSFSFKRSPDGSDDKGVVICNLCAAEFEYGRNITSLTCHLETKHAGGEADRSKDGAIKEEGGDTLLLGSFSFADFPDCAEDKNIVISDICAAELKCDWSAPSLSCHLETARAAAGTETDRPGDGVLRGENSEETLLLGSFRFKKLPDGSDDKGVVVCNICDAEFKYRRSTTSLSYHLKARHTPAETDSSRGRRGKETILRGSFSFKKLPDGSKDKSIVICNICAAEFKYHRSTTSLSYHLKAKHAGGEADRSSGNVRWERRGKERLVRVSYHFKRLPDGTEDKNIAICNICAAEFKYPRSIASLYYHLKVKHAGAESGRSSDSAWQGTIHEYMTSQPVSCAKAEALADAISRWIACDCRPLSIVEDEGFLNTIRLASSDVTYTLPSRETIASRIEDLYANQKSSKLEQLRNAKAVALTGDRWASVTNHDYLSVSAHFIDSSWALNSFPLGVMLVDESFAEGCAKKISDITSQWEITGKISTVGNMGASAGLIPYEHMPCIAHSMQCSIVTALRDCGVQSVLEKCRKLVGHFKRSLANAADLRRQQGEMGQREETLVPDAPGRWSSTLSMITQLLRNKNALQATTAARENAAEMLTDGEFDKIEVLKKLLEPCKYVADLLGGEWYVSCSVVLPALCHLLHVMKVSDDDPYYVIRFKGSFTADLSRTKDTLNLPWLKVATALDPRFKDLKCLPRSERDEVWVSIRERLQKTILQTPPPKRKRYLLVYGSDSEDDADEAAGTSLDRYRAEPIIQMEDCPLQWWAKHSGAYEDLSHLAQKYLASPASAVPSETLFSLSGQTLQEKRAVLDSESVDRFVCLSNWLSEKKSLVSLIFGKV is encoded by the exons ATGGAGGGGGAAAGCGAAGATGTGTTGTTACTTGGTTcatttagttttaaaaaaatgccagACGGCTCAAAGGataaaaatattgtaatatGCAATATTTGTGCCGCCGAATTCAAGTACCACAGGAGCACGACTTCGTTATCTTATCACTTGAGAGCGAAACATGCCCGTGCAGAAACGGATAAGCCGAGTGACTGCGCTGTTAAGGAAGAGGAAGGCAGGGAAATGTTGCCTGGTTCATTTAGCTTTAAAAGATCGCCAGATGGCTCTGATGATAAAGGTGTCGTTATTTGCAATCTCTGTGCTGCCGAATTTGAATACGGCCGGAATATTACTTCGTTAACCTGTCACTTGGAAACGAAACATGCCGGTGGAGAAGCGGACAGGTCGAAAGACGGTGCGATTAAGGAGGAAGGCGGGGATACCTTGTTGCTTGGCTCGTTTAGTTTTGCAGATTTCCCAGACTGCGCAGAAGATAAGAACATCGTAATTAGCGATATTTGTGCTGCCGAGTTGAAGTGCGACTGGAGCGCGCCGTCGTTATCCTGTCACTTGGAAACGGCGCGTGCCGCTGCAGGGACGGAGACTGACAGGCCGGGTGACGGTGTGCTTCGGGGGGAGAACAGCGAGGAAACACTGTTGCTCGGTTCATTTCGTTTTAAAAAGCTGCCGGACGGCTCAGACGATAAAGGTGTCGTGGTTTGCAATATTTGCGATGCCGAATTCAAGTACCGCAGAAGCACCACTTCGCTGTCATACCACTTAAAAGCAAGACACACCCCAGCAGAAACGGACAGCTCCCGCGGGAGGAGAGGCAAAGAAACAATACTTCGTGGCTCCTTCAGTTTTAAAAAATTACCAGATGGGTCAAAGGACAAAAGTATTGTAATATGCAATATTTGTGCAGCCGAATTTAAATACCACAGAAGCACAACGTCGTTATCCTATCATCTGAAAGCAAAACATGCTGGTGGAGAAGCGGATAGATCGAGTGGTAATGTACGGTGGGAgaggagagggaaagagagactGGTGCGCGTTTCgtatcattttaaaagattgCCTGATGGCACAGAGGACAAAAATATTGCAATCTGCAATATTTGTGCGGCCGAATTCAAATATCCTAGGAGCATCGCTTCATTGTACTATCACTTGAAAGTAAAACACGCTGGTGCAGAATCAGGCAGGTCGAGTGACAGTGCGTGGCAGGGTACGATTCATGAATACATGACAAGTCAGCCCGTGTCTTGTGCTAAAGCAGAAGCATTAGCGGATGCAATATCGAGATGGATCGCTTGTGACTGTAGACCCTTGAGCATTGTGGAGGATGAAGGCTTTCTTAATACAATTAGACTGGCCAGCTCCGACGTTACCTACACGTTGCCGTCACGTGAAACTATCGCTTCACGGATTGAGGATTTATACGCGAATCAAAAATCAAGCAAGTTGGAGCAGCTTAGGAATGCAAAAGCGGTGGCATTGACGGGTGATCGCTGGGCGTCAGTTACTAACCATGACTACCTCAGTGTATCGGCTCACTTTATAGACAGTTCGTGGGCGTTAAATTCATTTCCACTAGGAGTGATGCTCGTTGATGAGAGTTTTGCGGAAGGTTGTGCTAAAAAAATTTCTGACATCACATCGCAGTGGGAAATCACCGGGAAAATATCAACGGTAGGCAATATGGGGGCTTCGGCCGGTCTCATCCCCTACGAACACATGCCATGCATTGCGCACAGTATGCAGTGCTCCATCGTAACTGCTCTTCGTGACTGTGGCGTTCAGAGTGTGCTGGAAAAATGTAGGAAGTTGGTTGGACATTTCAAGCGGAGTCTGGCTAATGCCGCTGACCTAAGAAGgcagcagggtgagatgggacAGCGAGAAGAGACGCTCGTTCCGGATGCGCCCGGGCGATGGAGCTCCACTCTGTCAATGATCACACAGCTGCTAAGAAACAAGAATGCGTTGCAAGCAACTACTGCCGCCCGAGAAAACGCTGCAGAAATGCTGACTGATGGTGAATTTGACAAAATTGAGGTGCTGAAAAAACTTCTTGAACCCTGCAA GTATGTTGCAGATCTTCTTGGCGGAGAATGGTATGTGTCCTGTTCCGTGGTCTTGCCTGCCCTGTGTCATCTGCTCCACGTGATGAAGGTGTCAGATGATGATCCTTACTATGTAATCAGATTTAAGGGAAGCTTCACTGCTGACCTGTCAAGGACAAAAGACACCCTCAACTTACCCTGGCTGAAGGTAGCAACGGCACTTGACCCTCGATTCAAAGACTTGAAATGCTTACCAAGATCGGAGCGGGATGAGGTTTGGGTGAGCATACGGGAAAGACTGCAGAAGACAATTCTCCAGACACCACCACCTAAGAGGAAGCGATACCTCCTGGTTTATGGATCTGACTCCGAGGATGACGCGGACGAAGCCGCTGGCACATCTTTGGATCGTTACAGAGCGGAGCCCATCATTCAGATGGAGGACTGTCCATTGCAGTGGTGGGCAAAACATTCTGGGGCCTATGAAGATTTGTCACATCTTGCCCAAAAATACTTGGCGTCCCCTGCTTCAGCTGTCCCTAGCGAGACACTTTTCTCACTGTCAGGCCAAACTCTACAGGAGAAAAGAGCCGTACTGGATTCTGAAAGTGTTGACCGGTTTGTCTGTTTAAGCAACTGGCTCAGTGAAAAGAAATCACTTGTCAGCCTTATTTTTGGGAAGGTATGA
- the plaat1 gene encoding phospholipase A and acyltransferase 1 — MASNDLDPLNPPGSPQPGDLIEIFRPAYQHWALYLGDGYIINLTPVDESQAAAMSSVKSVFSRKAVVRMQLLKEVIGSDSYRVNNKYDDNHTPLPITEIIDRAQMLIGRVVSYDLLGSNCEHFVTLLRYGEGVSEQASRAIGAITLVTAAASTLSMLGLINTRSRSRPS, encoded by the exons ATGGCCTCTAATGACCTTGACCCCTTAAACCCCCCTGGTAGCCCCCAGCCCGGTGACCTCATTGAGATCTTCAGACCAGCCTATCAGCACTGGGCTCTATACCTAGGTGATGGTTACATCATCAACCTAACACCAGTGG ACGAGAGCCAGGCGGCGGCCATGTCCAGCGTCAAGTCCGTGTTTAGCCGCAAGGCTGTTGTCCGCATGCAGCTGCTGAAGGAGGTCATAGGGAGTGACTCGTACCGCGTGAACAACAAGTATGATGACAACCACACCCCTTTGCCCATTACTGAGATCATTGACCGAGCTCAGATGCTCATTGGCCGGGTGGTGTCATATGACCTGCTGGGCAGTAACTGCGAGCACTTTGTTACTTTACTTCGCTATGGGGAGGGAGTGTCTGAGCAG GCTTCACGAGCGATCGGCGCAATCACCTTGGTGACAGCCGCTGCCAGTACCCTCTCCATGCTAGGGCTCATCAACACCCGCTCACGAAGCAGGCCTTCCTGA
- the gpank1 gene encoding G patch domain and ankyrin repeat-containing protein 1: protein MITFTRAQEPYAAWPAGDTVKEPADKGHALTGEEAKRFYQSLIEEGGDGETGSSGTGNAPARRARRRRPQAAAPSERDGHRLLRCAQEGDLAGLRELLGKKGCNVNFCDAYYWTAIMCASYAGRLDAVRYLLHKGAAWVGVVDIQGRDARDLADQAGHTEVVWELDTFRAQEDRQRTDSAPPPEPRWCSDCGTQYSESEDRHCSSTLHQFSLRRPPPTPHYCLPPTNAGFRMMLREGWEPGAGLGPGGTGPKRPIRTVLKRDQAGLGYGPSPRARVTHFEAGDTRAVQQAPGRGRTERGTTLSRRAERKKKEKDKNWERDFRTYCNL from the exons ATGATCACCTTCACTCGGGCGCAGGAGCCGTATGCCGCGTGGCCCGCGGGCGACACTGTGAAGGAGCCGGCGGACAAGGGGCATGCACTAACCGGGGAAGAGGCTAAACGTTTTTACCAGAGCCTGATAGAGGAAGGCGGGGATGGGGAGACCGGAAGCAGCGGCACGGGAAACGCGCCCGCGAGGAGAGCGAGAAGACGGCGTCCGCAAGCCGCCGCTCCCTCCGAGAGGGATGGACACCGGCTGCTGAGATGCGCCCAGGAGGGGGACCTGGCGGGGCTCAGGGAGCTGCTAGGAAAGAAGGGCTGCAATGTCAACTTCTGCGATGCCTATTACTGGACCGCCATCATGTGCGCCAGCTATGCTGGGCGCCTAGACGCAGTGAGGTACCTCCTCCATAAGGGGGCGGCCTGGGTGGGCGTGGTGGACATCCAGGGCCGGGATGCCCGGGATCTGGCCGATCAGGCTGGGCACACAGAGGTGGTGTGGGAGCTGGACACGTTTCGGGCCCAGGAAGACAGGCAGAGGACAGACAG TGCCCCGCCCCCAGAGCCCCGCTGGTGCTCAGACTGTGGTACCCAGTACAGCGAGAGCGAGGACCGGCATTGCAGCTCCACCCTGCACCAGTTCAGCCTGCGCCGGCCACCCCCCACGCCCCACTACTGTCTGCCTCCCACCAACGCCGGCTTTCGCATGATGCTCCGGGAGGGATGGGAGCCGGGGGCCGGACTGGGGCCCGGGGGGACAGGCCCCAAGCGGCCCATCCGCACCGTGCTGAAGAGGGACCAGGCAGGCCTGGGGTATGGCCCGAGCCCTCGGGCCAGGGTGACACATTTCGAGGCTGGGGACACGCGGGCTGTGCAGCAGGCCCCTGGCAGGGGGCGCACTGAGCGAGGGACCACACTGAGCCGCAGGGCCGAGAGGAAGAAAAAGGAGAAAGACAAGAACTGGGAGAGAGACTTCAGAACTTACTGTAACCTTTGA